Proteins from one Pongo abelii isolate AG06213 chromosome 7, NHGRI_mPonAbe1-v2.0_pri, whole genome shotgun sequence genomic window:
- the RECQL4 gene encoding ATP-dependent DNA helicase Q4 isoform X14, which translates to MKQKHYVRGRALRGRLLRKQAWKQKWRKKGECFGGGGATVAIKESCFLNEQSDHRAAQCPQPASEEDTHPVGPELLVPAPQPVPEVPSLDPAVLPLYSLGPSGQLAETPAEVFQALEQLGHQAFRPGQERAVMRILSGISTLLVLPTGAGKSLCYQLPALLYTRRSPCLTLVVSPLLSLMDDQVSGLPPCLKAACIHSGMTRKQRESVLQKVRAAQVHVLMLTPEALVGAGGLPPAAQLPPVAFACIDEAHCLSQWSHNFRPCYLRVCKVLRERMGVHCFLGLTATATHRTASDVAQHLAVAEEPGLHRPAPVPANLHLSVSMDRDTDQALLTLLRGERFRDLDSIIIYCNRREDTERIAALLRTCLHAARVPGSGGRAPKTTAEAYHAGMCSQERRRVQRAFMQGQLRVVVATVAFGMGLDRPDVRAVLHLGLPPSFESYVQAVGRAGRDGQPAHCHLFLQPQGEDLRELRRHVHADSTDFLAVKRLVQCVFPACTCTRPPLEQEGAVGGERPVPKYPAEEAEQLGGHQATPGPRRACMGHERALPIQLTVQALDMPEEGEEPGVSHRGGDGPSSHLLSPALPPAIETLLCYLELHPHHWLELMATTYTHCRLNCPGGPAQLQALAHRCPPLAVCLAQQLPEDPEQGSSSVEFDMVKLVDTMGWELASVRRALCQLQWDHEPRTGVQRGTGVLVEFSGLAFHLRSPGDLTAEEKDQICDFLYGRVQAREHQALARLRRTFQAFRSVAFPSCGPCLEQHDEERSTRLKDLLGRYFEEEEAQGPGGMEDAQGPEPGQARLQDWEDQVRCDIRQFLSLRPEEKFSGRAVARIFHGIGSPCYPAQVYGQDRRFWRKYLHLSFHALVGLATEELLRVAR; encoded by the exons ATGAAGCAGAAACACTACGTGCGGGGCCGGGCACTTCGTGGCAGGCTCCTCCGCAAGCAG GCATGGAAGCAGAAGTGGCGGAAGAAAGGGGAGTGTTTTGGGGGTGGTGGTGCCACAGTCGCAATCAAGGAGTCTTGTTTCCTGAATGAGCAGTCCGATCACCGGGCAGCCCAGTGTCCCCAGCCAG caaGTGAGGAAGACACACACCCTGTTGGGCCTGAGCTGCTGGTTCCTGCACCACAACCTGTACCTGAGGTGCCCAGCCTGGACCCCGCTGTGCTGCCACTTTACTCCCTGGGGCCCTCAGGGCAGCTGGCAG AGACACCGGCTGAGGTGTTCCAGGCCCTGGAGCAGCTGGGGCACCAAGCCTTCCGCCCTGGGCAGGAACGTGCAGTCATGCGGATCCTGTCTG GCATCTCCACGCTGCTGGTGCTGCCTACAGGTGCCGGCAAGTCCCTGTGCTACCAGCTCCCGGCGCTGCTCTACACCCGACGCAGCCCCTGCCTGACGTTGGTCGTCTCTCCCCTGCTGTCACTCATGGACGACCAG GTGTCTGGCTTGCCACCGTGTCTCAAGGCGGCCTGCATACACTCGGGCATGACCAGGAAGCAACGGGAATCTGTCCTGCAGAAG GTTCGGGCTGCCCAGGTACATGTGCTGATGCTGACACCTGAGGCGCTGGTGGGAGCAGGAGGCCTCCCTCCAGCTGCACAGCTGCCTCCAGTTGCTTTTGCCTGCATTGATGAGGCCCACTGCCTCTCCCAGTGGTCCCACAACTTCCGGCCCTGCTACCTGCGCGTCTGCAAG GTGCTTCGGGAGCGCATGGGTGTGCACTGCTTCCTGGGTCTCACAGCCACAGCCACACACCGCACTGCCAGTGACGTGGCACAACACCTGGCTGTGGCTGAAGAGCCTGGCCTCCACAGGCCAGCCCCAGTTCCCGCGAACCTGCACCTTTCCGTGTCCATGGACAGGGACACAGACCAG GCACTGTTGACGCTGCTGCGAGGCGAACGTTTTCGAGACCTGGATTCCATTATCATTTACTGCAACCGGCGCGAGGACACAGAGCGGATTGCTGCGCTCCTCCGAACCTGCCTGCACGCAGCCCGGGTCCCAGGGTCTGGAG GTCGTGCCCCCAAAACCACGGCTGAGGCCTACCACGCAGGCATGTGCAGCCAGGAACGGCGGCGGGTACAGCGGGCCTTCATGCAGGGCCAGTTGCGGGTGGTGGTGGCCACGGTGGCCTTCGGGATGGGGCTGGACCGGCCAGATGTGCGGGCTGTGCTGCATCTGGGGCTGCCCCCAAGCTTCGAGAGCTACGTGCAGGCCGTGGGCCGGGCCGGGCGTGACGGGCAGCCTGCCCACTGCCACCTCTTCCTACAGCCCCAG GGTGAAGACCTGCGAGAGCTGCGCAGACACGTGCATGCCGACAGCACGGACTTCCTGGCTGTGAAGAGGCTGGTACAGTGCGTGTTCCCAGCCTGCACGTGCACCAGGCCGCCCCTGGAGCAGGAAGGGGCCGTGGGTGGGGAGAGGCCTGTGCCCAAGTACCCCGCTGAAGAGGCTGAGCAGCTTGGTGGCCACCAAGCAACCCCAGGACCTAGAAGGGCCTGCATGGGCCATGAGCGGGCACTCCCAATACAGCTTACCGTACAGGCTCTGGACATGCCGGAGGAGGGTGAGGAACCTGGGGTAAGCCACAGGGGTGGGGATGGGCCATCCTCGCATCTCCTGAGCCCTGCTCTGCCCCCAGCCATCGAGACTTTGCTATGCTACCTGGAGCTGCACCCACACCACTGGCTGGAGCTGATGGCAACCACCTATACCCATTGCCGTCTGAACTGCCCTGGGGGCCCGGCCCAGCTCCAGGCCCTAGCCCACAG GTGTCCCCCTTTGGCTGTGTGCTTGGCCCAGCAGCTGCCTGAGGACCCAGAGCAAGGCAGCAGCTCCGTGGAGTTTGACATGGTCAAGCTGGTGGACACCATGGGTTGGGAGCTGGCCTCTGTGCGGCGGGCTCTCTGCCAGCTGCAGTGGGACCACGAGCCCAGGACAG GTGTGCAACGTGGGACAGGGGTGCTTGTGGAGTTCAGTGGGCTGGCCTTCCACCTTCGCAGTCCAGGAGACCTGACCGCTGAGGAAAAGGACCAGATCTGTGACTTCCTCTATGGCCGTGTGCAGGCCCGGGAGCACCAGGCCCTGGCCCGTCTGCGGAGAACCTTCCAGGCCTTTCGCAG CGTAGCCTTCCCCAGCTGCGGGCCCTGCCTGGAGCAGCACGATGAGGAGCGCAGCACCAGGCTCAAGGACCTGCTGGGCCGCTACTTTGAGGAAGAGGAAGCACAGGGGCCAGGAGGCATGGAGGACGCACAGGGCCCCGAGCCAGGGCAGGCCAGA CTCCAGGATTGGGAAGACCAGGTCCGCTGCGACATCCGCCAGTTCCTGTCCCTGAGGCCAGAGGAGAAGTTCTCGGGCAGGGCTGTGGCCCGCATCTTCCACGGCATCG GAAGCCCCTGCTACCCGGCCCAGGTGTACGGGCAGGACCGGCGCTTCTGGAGAAAATACCTGCACCTGAGCTTCCACGCCCTGGTGGGCCTGGCCACGGAAGAGCTCCTGCGGGTGGCCCGCTGA
- the RECQL4 gene encoding ATP-dependent DNA helicase Q4 isoform X10, producing the protein MERLRDVRERLQAWERAFRQQRGRRPTQDDVEAAPEDTRALYREYRTLKRTTGQAGGGPRSSESLPAAAEEAPESHCWGPHLNRAATQSPQPTPGRSCQGSVPDYGQRLKANLKGNLQAGPALGRRPWPLGRSSSKTPTPKPPGTGPVPSFAEKASDEPPHPPEPQPRPGRLQHLQASLSQRLGSLDPGWLQRCHSEVPDFLGAPKACRPDLGSEESQLLTPGESAVLGPGGGSQGPEISAFQEVSIGAGRPQPSSSRGEKRRRNEEPWGSPAQVQQESSHAGSPSEGAGAVALEEDPPGEPVQAQPPQPCSSPSTPRLARHDRGNYVRLNMKQKHYVRGRALRGRLLRKQAWKQKWRKKGECFGGGGATVAIKESCFLNEQSDHRAAQCPQPASEEDTHPVGPELLVPAPQPVPEVPSLDPAVLPLYSLGPSGQLAETPAEVFQALEQLGHQAFRPGQERAVMRILSGAGKSLCYQLPALLYTRRSPCLTLVVSPLLSLMDDQVSGLPPCLKAACIHSGMTRKQRESVLQKVRAAQVHVLMLTPEALVGAGGLPPAAQLPPVAFACIDEAHCLSQWSHNFRPCYLRVCKVLRERMGVHCFLGLTATATHRTASDVAQHLAVAEEPGLHRPAPVPANLHLSVSMDRDTDQALLTLLRGERFRDLDSIIIYCNRREDTERIAALLRTCLHAARVPGSGGRAPKTTAEAYHAGMCSQERRRVQRAFMQGQLRVVVATVAFGMGLDRPDVRAVLHLGLPPSFESYVQAVGRAGRDGQPAHCHLFLQPQGEDLRELRRHVHADSTDFLAVKRLVQCVFPACTCTRPPLEQEGAVGGERPVPKYPAEEAEQLGGHQATPGPRRACMGHERALPIQLTVQALDMPEEAIETLLCYLELHPHHWLELMATTYTHCRLNCPGGPAQLQALAHRCPPLAVCLAQQLPEDPEQGSSSVEFDMVKLVDTMGWELASVRRALCQLQWDHEPRTGVQRGTGVLVEFSGLAFHLRSPGDLTAEEKDQICDFLYGRVQAREHQALARLRRTFQAFRSVAFPSCGPCLEQHDEERSTRLKDLLGRYFEEEEAQGPGGMEDAQGPEPGQARLQDWEDQVRCDIRQFLSLRPEEKFSGRAVARIFHGIGSPCYPAQVYGQDRRFWRKYLHLSFHALVGLATEELLRVAR; encoded by the exons ATGGAGCGGCTGCGGGACGTGCGGGAGCGGCTGCAGGCGTGGGAGCGCGCGTTCCGGCAGCAGCGCGGGCGGCGACCGACCCAG GACGACGTGGAGGCGGCGCCGGAGGACACCCGCG CGCTCTACCGGGAGTACCGCACTCTGAAGCGGACCACGGGCCAGGCCGGCGGCGGGCCCCGCAGCTCCGAGTCGCTCCCCGCGGCGGCCGAAGAG GCGCCAGAATCCCACTGCTGGGGGCCCCATCTCAATCGGGCTGCGACCCAGAGTCCACAACCTACGCCAGGGCGGAGCTGCCAGGGGTCGGTGCCAGACTACGGGCAGCGGCTCAAGGCCAATCTGAAAGGCAACCTGCAG GCCGGACCAGCCCTGGGCCGCAGACCCTGGCCTCTAGGAAGATCCTCATCCAAGACGCCCACCCCAAAGCCCCCAGGTACAGGGCCTGTTCCCTCCTTTGCAGAAAAAGCCAGTGATGAGCCTCCACATCCCCCCGAGCCCCAGCCAAGGCCAGGCCGGCTCCAGCATCTGCAGGCATCCCTGAGCCAGCGGCTGGGCTCCCTAGATCCTGGCTGGTTACAGCGATGTCACAGTGAGGTCCCAGATTTTCTGGGGGCCCCCAAAGCCTGCAGGCCTGATCTAGGCTCAGAGGAATCACAACTTCTGACCCCTGGTGAGTCAGCTGTCCTTGGTCCTGGTGGTGGCTCCCAGGGCCCAGAGATTTCAGCCTTCCAAGAAGTCAGCATCGGTGCAGGGAGACCCCAGCCCAGCAGCAGTCGAGGCGAGAAGCGGAGACGGAACGAGGAGCCTTGGGGGAGCCCCGCACAGGTCCAGCAGGAGAGCAGCCACGCTGGATCCCCATCGGAGGGGGCTGGGGCTGTAGCACTTGAGGAAGATCCTCCAGGGGAACCTGTACAGGCACAGCCACCTCAGCCCTGCAGCAGCCCGTCAACCCCTAG GCTGGCCCGCCATGACAGGGGCAATTACGTACGGCTCAACATGAAGCAGAAACACTACGTGCGGGGCCGGGCACTTCGTGGCAGGCTCCTCCGCAAGCAG GCATGGAAGCAGAAGTGGCGGAAGAAAGGGGAGTGTTTTGGGGGTGGTGGTGCCACAGTCGCAATCAAGGAGTCTTGTTTCCTGAATGAGCAGTCCGATCACCGGGCAGCCCAGTGTCCCCAGCCAG caaGTGAGGAAGACACACACCCTGTTGGGCCTGAGCTGCTGGTTCCTGCACCACAACCTGTACCTGAGGTGCCCAGCCTGGACCCCGCTGTGCTGCCACTTTACTCCCTGGGGCCCTCAGGGCAGCTGGCAG AGACACCGGCTGAGGTGTTCCAGGCCCTGGAGCAGCTGGGGCACCAAGCCTTCCGCCCTGGGCAGGAACGTGCAGTCATGCGGATCCTGTCTG GTGCCGGCAAGTCCCTGTGCTACCAGCTCCCGGCGCTGCTCTACACCCGACGCAGCCCCTGCCTGACGTTGGTCGTCTCTCCCCTGCTGTCACTCATGGACGACCAG GTGTCTGGCTTGCCACCGTGTCTCAAGGCGGCCTGCATACACTCGGGCATGACCAGGAAGCAACGGGAATCTGTCCTGCAGAAG GTTCGGGCTGCCCAGGTACATGTGCTGATGCTGACACCTGAGGCGCTGGTGGGAGCAGGAGGCCTCCCTCCAGCTGCACAGCTGCCTCCAGTTGCTTTTGCCTGCATTGATGAGGCCCACTGCCTCTCCCAGTGGTCCCACAACTTCCGGCCCTGCTACCTGCGCGTCTGCAAG GTGCTTCGGGAGCGCATGGGTGTGCACTGCTTCCTGGGTCTCACAGCCACAGCCACACACCGCACTGCCAGTGACGTGGCACAACACCTGGCTGTGGCTGAAGAGCCTGGCCTCCACAGGCCAGCCCCAGTTCCCGCGAACCTGCACCTTTCCGTGTCCATGGACAGGGACACAGACCAG GCACTGTTGACGCTGCTGCGAGGCGAACGTTTTCGAGACCTGGATTCCATTATCATTTACTGCAACCGGCGCGAGGACACAGAGCGGATTGCTGCGCTCCTCCGAACCTGCCTGCACGCAGCCCGGGTCCCAGGGTCTGGAG GTCGTGCCCCCAAAACCACGGCTGAGGCCTACCACGCAGGCATGTGCAGCCAGGAACGGCGGCGGGTACAGCGGGCCTTCATGCAGGGCCAGTTGCGGGTGGTGGTGGCCACGGTGGCCTTCGGGATGGGGCTGGACCGGCCAGATGTGCGGGCTGTGCTGCATCTGGGGCTGCCCCCAAGCTTCGAGAGCTACGTGCAGGCCGTGGGCCGGGCCGGGCGTGACGGGCAGCCTGCCCACTGCCACCTCTTCCTACAGCCCCAG GGTGAAGACCTGCGAGAGCTGCGCAGACACGTGCATGCCGACAGCACGGACTTCCTGGCTGTGAAGAGGCTGGTACAGTGCGTGTTCCCAGCCTGCACGTGCACCAGGCCGCCCCTGGAGCAGGAAGGGGCCGTGGGTGGGGAGAGGCCTGTGCCCAAGTACCCCGCTGAAGAGGCTGAGCAGCTTGGTGGCCACCAAGCAACCCCAGGACCTAGAAGGGCCTGCATGGGCCATGAGCGGGCACTCCCAATACAGCTTACCGTACAGGCTCTGGACATGCCGGAGGAGG CCATCGAGACTTTGCTATGCTACCTGGAGCTGCACCCACACCACTGGCTGGAGCTGATGGCAACCACCTATACCCATTGCCGTCTGAACTGCCCTGGGGGCCCGGCCCAGCTCCAGGCCCTAGCCCACAG GTGTCCCCCTTTGGCTGTGTGCTTGGCCCAGCAGCTGCCTGAGGACCCAGAGCAAGGCAGCAGCTCCGTGGAGTTTGACATGGTCAAGCTGGTGGACACCATGGGTTGGGAGCTGGCCTCTGTGCGGCGGGCTCTCTGCCAGCTGCAGTGGGACCACGAGCCCAGGACAG GTGTGCAACGTGGGACAGGGGTGCTTGTGGAGTTCAGTGGGCTGGCCTTCCACCTTCGCAGTCCAGGAGACCTGACCGCTGAGGAAAAGGACCAGATCTGTGACTTCCTCTATGGCCGTGTGCAGGCCCGGGAGCACCAGGCCCTGGCCCGTCTGCGGAGAACCTTCCAGGCCTTTCGCAG CGTAGCCTTCCCCAGCTGCGGGCCCTGCCTGGAGCAGCACGATGAGGAGCGCAGCACCAGGCTCAAGGACCTGCTGGGCCGCTACTTTGAGGAAGAGGAAGCACAGGGGCCAGGAGGCATGGAGGACGCACAGGGCCCCGAGCCAGGGCAGGCCAGA CTCCAGGATTGGGAAGACCAGGTCCGCTGCGACATCCGCCAGTTCCTGTCCCTGAGGCCAGAGGAGAAGTTCTCGGGCAGGGCTGTGGCCCGCATCTTCCACGGCATCG GAAGCCCCTGCTACCCGGCCCAGGTGTACGGGCAGGACCGGCGCTTCTGGAGAAAATACCTGCACCTGAGCTTCCACGCCCTGGTGGGCCTGGCCACGGAAGAGCTCCTGCGGGTGGCCCGCTGA
- the RECQL4 gene encoding ATP-dependent DNA helicase Q4 isoform X8 → MERLRDVRERLQAWERAFRQQRGRRPTQDDVEAAPEDTRALYREYRTLKRTTGQAGGGPRSSESLPAAAEEAPESHCWGPHLNRAATQSPQPTPGRSCQGSVPDYGQRLKANLKGNLQAGPALGRRPWPLGRSSSKTPTPKPPGTGPVPSFAEKASDEPPHPPEPQPRPGRLQHLQASLSQRLGSLDPGWLQRCHSEVPDFLGAPKACRPDLGSEESQLLTPGESAVLGPGGGSQGPEISAFQEVSIGAGRPQPSSSRGEKRRRNEEPWGSPAQVQQESSHAGSPSEGAGAVALEEDPPGEPVQAQPPQPCSSPSTPRYHRLSPSSQARAGKAEGTAHLHIFPRLARHDRGNYVRLNMKQKHYVRGRALRGRLLRKQAWKQKWRKKGECFGGGGATVAIKESCFLNEQSDHRAAQCPQPASEEDTHPVGPELLVPAPQPVPEVPSLDPAVLPLYSLGPSGQLAETPAEVFQALEQLGHQAFRPGQERAVMRILSGAGKSLCYQLPALLYTRRSPCLTLVVSPLLSLMDDQVSGLPPCLKAACIHSGMTRKQRESVLQKVRAAQVHVLMLTPEALVGAGGLPPAAQLPPVAFACIDEAHCLSQWSHNFRPCYLRVCKVLRERMGVHCFLGLTATATHRTASDVAQHLAVAEEPGLHRPAPVPANLHLSVSMDRDTDQALLTLLRGERFRDLDSIIIYCNRREDTERIAALLRTCLHAARVPGSGGRAPKTTAEAYHAGMCSQERRRVQRAFMQGQLRVVVATVAFGMGLDRPDVRAVLHLGLPPSFESYVQAVGRAGRDGQPAHCHLFLQPQGEDLRELRRHVHADSTDFLAVKRLVQCVFPACTCTRPPLEQEGAVGGERPVPKYPAEEAEQLGGHQATPGPRRACMGHERALPIQLTVQALDMPEEAIETLLCYLELHPHHWLELMATTYTHCRLNCPGGPAQLQALAHRCPPLAVCLAQQLPEDPEQGSSSVEFDMVKLVDTMGWELASVRRALCQLQWDHEPRTGVQRGTGVLVEFSGLAFHLRSPGDLTAEEKDQICDFLYGRVQAREHQALARLRRTFQAFRSVAFPSCGPCLEQHDEERSTRLKDLLGRYFEEEEAQGPGGMEDAQGPEPGQARLQDWEDQVRCDIRQFLSLRPEEKFSGRAVARIFHGIGSPCYPAQVYGQDRRFWRKYLHLSFHALVGLATEELLRVAR, encoded by the exons ATGGAGCGGCTGCGGGACGTGCGGGAGCGGCTGCAGGCGTGGGAGCGCGCGTTCCGGCAGCAGCGCGGGCGGCGACCGACCCAG GACGACGTGGAGGCGGCGCCGGAGGACACCCGCG CGCTCTACCGGGAGTACCGCACTCTGAAGCGGACCACGGGCCAGGCCGGCGGCGGGCCCCGCAGCTCCGAGTCGCTCCCCGCGGCGGCCGAAGAG GCGCCAGAATCCCACTGCTGGGGGCCCCATCTCAATCGGGCTGCGACCCAGAGTCCACAACCTACGCCAGGGCGGAGCTGCCAGGGGTCGGTGCCAGACTACGGGCAGCGGCTCAAGGCCAATCTGAAAGGCAACCTGCAG GCCGGACCAGCCCTGGGCCGCAGACCCTGGCCTCTAGGAAGATCCTCATCCAAGACGCCCACCCCAAAGCCCCCAGGTACAGGGCCTGTTCCCTCCTTTGCAGAAAAAGCCAGTGATGAGCCTCCACATCCCCCCGAGCCCCAGCCAAGGCCAGGCCGGCTCCAGCATCTGCAGGCATCCCTGAGCCAGCGGCTGGGCTCCCTAGATCCTGGCTGGTTACAGCGATGTCACAGTGAGGTCCCAGATTTTCTGGGGGCCCCCAAAGCCTGCAGGCCTGATCTAGGCTCAGAGGAATCACAACTTCTGACCCCTGGTGAGTCAGCTGTCCTTGGTCCTGGTGGTGGCTCCCAGGGCCCAGAGATTTCAGCCTTCCAAGAAGTCAGCATCGGTGCAGGGAGACCCCAGCCCAGCAGCAGTCGAGGCGAGAAGCGGAGACGGAACGAGGAGCCTTGGGGGAGCCCCGCACAGGTCCAGCAGGAGAGCAGCCACGCTGGATCCCCATCGGAGGGGGCTGGGGCTGTAGCACTTGAGGAAGATCCTCCAGGGGAACCTGTACAGGCACAGCCACCTCAGCCCTGCAGCAGCCCGTCAACCCCTAGGTACCACAGACTCAGCCCCTCCAGTCAAGCTAGGGCTGGGAAGGCTGAGGGCACAGCCCACCTGCACATCTTCCCTAGGCTGGCCCGCCATGACAGGGGCAATTACGTACGGCTCAACATGAAGCAGAAACACTACGTGCGGGGCCGGGCACTTCGTGGCAGGCTCCTCCGCAAGCAG GCATGGAAGCAGAAGTGGCGGAAGAAAGGGGAGTGTTTTGGGGGTGGTGGTGCCACAGTCGCAATCAAGGAGTCTTGTTTCCTGAATGAGCAGTCCGATCACCGGGCAGCCCAGTGTCCCCAGCCAG caaGTGAGGAAGACACACACCCTGTTGGGCCTGAGCTGCTGGTTCCTGCACCACAACCTGTACCTGAGGTGCCCAGCCTGGACCCCGCTGTGCTGCCACTTTACTCCCTGGGGCCCTCAGGGCAGCTGGCAG AGACACCGGCTGAGGTGTTCCAGGCCCTGGAGCAGCTGGGGCACCAAGCCTTCCGCCCTGGGCAGGAACGTGCAGTCATGCGGATCCTGTCTG GTGCCGGCAAGTCCCTGTGCTACCAGCTCCCGGCGCTGCTCTACACCCGACGCAGCCCCTGCCTGACGTTGGTCGTCTCTCCCCTGCTGTCACTCATGGACGACCAG GTGTCTGGCTTGCCACCGTGTCTCAAGGCGGCCTGCATACACTCGGGCATGACCAGGAAGCAACGGGAATCTGTCCTGCAGAAG GTTCGGGCTGCCCAGGTACATGTGCTGATGCTGACACCTGAGGCGCTGGTGGGAGCAGGAGGCCTCCCTCCAGCTGCACAGCTGCCTCCAGTTGCTTTTGCCTGCATTGATGAGGCCCACTGCCTCTCCCAGTGGTCCCACAACTTCCGGCCCTGCTACCTGCGCGTCTGCAAG GTGCTTCGGGAGCGCATGGGTGTGCACTGCTTCCTGGGTCTCACAGCCACAGCCACACACCGCACTGCCAGTGACGTGGCACAACACCTGGCTGTGGCTGAAGAGCCTGGCCTCCACAGGCCAGCCCCAGTTCCCGCGAACCTGCACCTTTCCGTGTCCATGGACAGGGACACAGACCAG GCACTGTTGACGCTGCTGCGAGGCGAACGTTTTCGAGACCTGGATTCCATTATCATTTACTGCAACCGGCGCGAGGACACAGAGCGGATTGCTGCGCTCCTCCGAACCTGCCTGCACGCAGCCCGGGTCCCAGGGTCTGGAG GTCGTGCCCCCAAAACCACGGCTGAGGCCTACCACGCAGGCATGTGCAGCCAGGAACGGCGGCGGGTACAGCGGGCCTTCATGCAGGGCCAGTTGCGGGTGGTGGTGGCCACGGTGGCCTTCGGGATGGGGCTGGACCGGCCAGATGTGCGGGCTGTGCTGCATCTGGGGCTGCCCCCAAGCTTCGAGAGCTACGTGCAGGCCGTGGGCCGGGCCGGGCGTGACGGGCAGCCTGCCCACTGCCACCTCTTCCTACAGCCCCAG GGTGAAGACCTGCGAGAGCTGCGCAGACACGTGCATGCCGACAGCACGGACTTCCTGGCTGTGAAGAGGCTGGTACAGTGCGTGTTCCCAGCCTGCACGTGCACCAGGCCGCCCCTGGAGCAGGAAGGGGCCGTGGGTGGGGAGAGGCCTGTGCCCAAGTACCCCGCTGAAGAGGCTGAGCAGCTTGGTGGCCACCAAGCAACCCCAGGACCTAGAAGGGCCTGCATGGGCCATGAGCGGGCACTCCCAATACAGCTTACCGTACAGGCTCTGGACATGCCGGAGGAGG CCATCGAGACTTTGCTATGCTACCTGGAGCTGCACCCACACCACTGGCTGGAGCTGATGGCAACCACCTATACCCATTGCCGTCTGAACTGCCCTGGGGGCCCGGCCCAGCTCCAGGCCCTAGCCCACAG GTGTCCCCCTTTGGCTGTGTGCTTGGCCCAGCAGCTGCCTGAGGACCCAGAGCAAGGCAGCAGCTCCGTGGAGTTTGACATGGTCAAGCTGGTGGACACCATGGGTTGGGAGCTGGCCTCTGTGCGGCGGGCTCTCTGCCAGCTGCAGTGGGACCACGAGCCCAGGACAG GTGTGCAACGTGGGACAGGGGTGCTTGTGGAGTTCAGTGGGCTGGCCTTCCACCTTCGCAGTCCAGGAGACCTGACCGCTGAGGAAAAGGACCAGATCTGTGACTTCCTCTATGGCCGTGTGCAGGCCCGGGAGCACCAGGCCCTGGCCCGTCTGCGGAGAACCTTCCAGGCCTTTCGCAG CGTAGCCTTCCCCAGCTGCGGGCCCTGCCTGGAGCAGCACGATGAGGAGCGCAGCACCAGGCTCAAGGACCTGCTGGGCCGCTACTTTGAGGAAGAGGAAGCACAGGGGCCAGGAGGCATGGAGGACGCACAGGGCCCCGAGCCAGGGCAGGCCAGA CTCCAGGATTGGGAAGACCAGGTCCGCTGCGACATCCGCCAGTTCCTGTCCCTGAGGCCAGAGGAGAAGTTCTCGGGCAGGGCTGTGGCCCGCATCTTCCACGGCATCG GAAGCCCCTGCTACCCGGCCCAGGTGTACGGGCAGGACCGGCGCTTCTGGAGAAAATACCTGCACCTGAGCTTCCACGCCCTGGTGGGCCTGGCCACGGAAGAGCTCCTGCGGGTGGCCCGCTGA